The following proteins come from a genomic window of Macaca fascicularis isolate 582-1 chromosome 8, T2T-MFA8v1.1:
- the PHYHIP gene encoding phytanoyl-CoA hydroxylase-interacting protein — protein sequence MELLSTPHSIEINNITCDSFRISWAMEDSDLERVTHYFIDLNKKENKNSNKFKHRDVPTKLVAKAVPLPMTVRGHWFLSPRTEYSVAVQTAVKQSDGEYLVSGWSETVEFCTGDYAKEHLAQLQEKAEQIAGRMLRFSVFYRNHHKEYFQHARTHCGNMLQPYLKDNSGSHGSPTSGMLHGVFFSCNTEFNTGQPPQDSPYGRWRFQIPAQRLFNPSTNLYFADFYCMYTAYHYAILVLAPKGSLGDRFCRDRLPLLDIACNKFLTCSVEDGELVFRHAQDLILEIIYTEPVDLSLGTLGEISGHQLMSLSTADAKKDPSCKTCNISVGR from the exons ATGGAGCTGCTGTCCACGCCCCACAGCATTGAGATCAACAACATCACCTGCGACTCTTTCCGCATCTCCTGGGCCATGGAGGACAGTGACCTGGAGAGGGTCACCCATTACTTCATTGACCTTAACAAGAAGGAGAATAAGAATTCCAACAAGTTCAAGCACCGG GATGTCCCCACCAAGCTCGTGGCCAAGGCAGTGCCGCTGCCCATGACGGTGAGAGGCCACTGGTTCCTGAGCCCCCGCACGGAGTACAGCGTGGCCGTGCAGACGGCAGTGAAGCAGAGCGATGGGGAGTACCTGGTGTCCGGCTGGAGCGAGACAGTGGAGTTCTGCACTGGGG ATTATGCCAAGGAGCACCTGGCTCAGCTGCAGGAGAAGGCCGAGCAGATCGCAGGCCGCATGCTCCGCTTCTCCGTCTTCTACCGCAACCATCACAAGGAGTACTTCCAGCATGCCAG GACCCACTGCGGGAACATGCTGCAGCCCTACCTGAAGGACAACAGCGGCAGCCACGGCTCCCCAACCAGCGGTATGCTCCACGGGGTCTTCTTCAGTTGCAACACGGAGTTCAACACGGGCCAGCCCCCGCAGGATTCCCCCTACGGCCGCTGGCGCTTCCAGATCCCAGCTCAGCGCCTCTTCAATCCCAGCACCAACCTCTACTTTGCGGACTTCTACTGCATGTACACGGCCTACCACTATGCTATCCTGGTGCTGGCGCCCAAAGGCTCCCTGGGGGACCGCTTCTGCCGCGACCGCCTGCCCCTCCTGGACATTGCTTGCAACAAGTTCCTGACCTGCAGCGTGGAGGACGGGGAGCTGGTCTTCCGCCACGCCCAGGACCTCATCCTGGAGATCATCTACACCGAGCCTGTCGACCTGTCCCTGGGCACCCTGGGGGAGATCAGCGGTCACCAGCTCATGAGCCTGTCTACTGCCGATGCCAAGAAGGACCCCAGCTGCAAGACCTGCAACATCAGCGTGGGCCGCTAG